A genomic segment from Fibrobacter sp. encodes:
- a CDS encoding VanZ family protein, with the protein MLSKTENHRPLLTPESLLWIFILIYIGVIYSTISIVPKVRISLTERFGGGVFNYIYLFLALGAGWAFSVMARNFSGKKLTFRLLTLAGILISTVLYLNTLPFAVEKIHFIEYGFLGILLMSAISIRIRNPSAYLLSVLVVYLAGLGDEAIQGLISNRVGEIRDSLTNLFSGGLGLSLYWAVSEGFPSWKISRLNWNLIFSGLVICILSTSAFLYLIHGFGFLYETESGRFYTSLTQEQIEKVNRGEDVPLRVRKYYNDEARRHLFQREFYLTNDFKGENGEYYRDYSKSAGECLLLETFYPEFLKENRSHSSSELILGIDKEVAQKVVNIPVMWPDSLRNWVLNAAGKSDPYFTSRVKSTMITSFSRSTLLIFTVLSLFLTLGGWFLTLKRVKPE; encoded by the coding sequence TCGATTGTACCCAAGGTTCGAATTTCTTTGACTGAGCGGTTTGGTGGCGGTGTCTTCAATTATATATACCTGTTTCTGGCGCTGGGTGCAGGATGGGCTTTTTCTGTTATGGCAAGAAATTTCAGCGGAAAGAAGCTCACCTTTCGGCTGCTTACCCTGGCAGGTATACTGATTTCAACTGTTCTGTATCTTAACACATTGCCTTTTGCTGTTGAGAAGATCCACTTCATCGAGTATGGGTTTCTTGGAATTCTGTTGATGAGTGCGATAAGCATCCGTATCAGAAATCCGAGTGCCTATTTGCTGTCTGTATTGGTTGTGTACCTGGCAGGGCTTGGCGATGAGGCGATTCAGGGTCTGATTTCCAACAGGGTAGGAGAGATCAGGGACAGCCTCACTAATCTCTTTTCTGGTGGCCTTGGACTTTCACTTTACTGGGCTGTATCAGAAGGATTCCCCTCGTGGAAGATCTCAAGGCTCAATTGGAATCTGATTTTCTCCGGTCTGGTCATCTGCATTTTAAGCACTTCTGCTTTTCTGTATTTAATCCATGGGTTTGGTTTTCTTTATGAAACAGAATCCGGTCGTTTTTACACATCCTTGACTCAGGAGCAGATAGAAAAGGTGAACAGGGGCGAAGATGTTCCTCTGAGAGTTCGAAAGTACTATAATGATGAGGCAAGGAGACATCTGTTTCAGCGCGAATTCTACCTGACCAACGATTTTAAGGGTGAAAATGGAGAGTATTATCGGGACTACTCCAAGTCTGCTGGAGAGTGTCTGTTGCTGGAGACGTTCTATCCTGAGTTCCTCAAAGAAAACAGATCACACAGTTCCTCAGAGTTGATCCTGGGAATCGATAAAGAGGTTGCCCAAAAAGTTGTAAATATACCGGTGATGTGGCCTGATTCCTTAAGGAACTGGGTCCTGAATGCTGCCGGGAAATCCGATCCATATTTTACCTCCAGAGTGAAGAGTACCATGATAACCTCCTTTTCCAGATCCACATTATTGATCTTCACAGTTCTATCTCTTTTCTTAACTCTGGGTGGTTGGTTTCTTACACTCAAAAGAGTGAAACCGGAATAG